The proteins below are encoded in one region of Sphaerodactylus townsendi isolate TG3544 linkage group LG06, MPM_Stown_v2.3, whole genome shotgun sequence:
- the LIN37 gene encoding protein lin-37 homolog isoform X2, with amino-acid sequence MLHAKVKIEKPDLETANARNRLDAVLQGLLEKSDVDREQMDEDSGKATSDALSKDSSPTAPGKRPSARFSHHRRKKRKEADDGLAEGGQQKQNTYVIKLFDRSVDLAQFSESTPLYPICRAWMRNSPMVREQERSPSPTLPTLPEDEEGVEGLNGKGQDVHKLPPPTPCHPNASGDPVNLRIPASLEPEEESKEAADAAPDSVPSMSSLIYKNMERWKKIRQRWKEASHKNQLRYTESMKILKEMYERQ; translated from the exons ATGTTGCACGCGAAAGTGAAAATAGAGaagccag ATTTAGAGACCGCCAATGCAAGGAACCGTCTCGATGCCGTGCTGCAGGGCCTGCTGGAGAAGAGCGATGTCGATCG GGAGCAGATGGACGAGGACTCTGGGAAGGCAACATCAGATGCACTCAGcaa GGACTCATCACCCACAGCCCCTGGGAAAAG GCCTTCGGCACGATTCTCCCATCACCGCcgaaagaagaggaaagaggcaGATGATGGTCTTGCCGAAGGTGGACAGCAGAAACAGA ATACGTACGTCATCAAGCTGTTTGACCGGAGCGTGGACCTTGCGCAATTCTCCGAGAGCACCCCTCTGTACCCCATCTGTCGGGCCTGGATGCGCAACAGTCCCATGGTGCGGGAACAGGAACGGTCTCCCAGCCCTACTCTGCCCACCCTGCCGGAAGATGAGGAG GGGGTCGAGGGGCTGAACGGGAAGGGTCAGGACGTGCACAAGCTGCCTCCTCCGACTCCCTGCCACCCAAATGCCTCAGGGGATCCTGTGAACCTGCGAATCCCTGCCTCCTTGGAGCCCGAGGAAGAATCAAAAGAAGCTGCTGACGCG GCTCCTGATTCCGTGCCATCCATGTCCTCCCTCATCTACAAGAACATGGAACGGTGGAAGAAGATTCGGCAGAG GTGGAAAGAGGCCTCGCACAAAAACCAGCTACGCTACACAGAGAGCATGAAGATCTTGAAGGAGATGTACGAACGGCAGTGA
- the LIN37 gene encoding protein lin-37 homolog isoform X1, with product MLHAKVKIEKPDLETANARNRLDAVLQGLLEKSDVDREQMDEDSGKATSDALSKDSSPTAPGKRPSARFSHHRRKKRKEADDGLAEGGQQKQNTYVIKLFDRSVDLAQFSESTPLYPICRAWMRNSPMVREQERSPSPTLPTLPEDEEVPKQKEPHLERGMGVEGLNGKGQDVHKLPPPTPCHPNASGDPVNLRIPASLEPEEESKEAADAAPDSVPSMSSLIYKNMERWKKIRQRWKEASHKNQLRYTESMKILKEMYERQ from the exons ATGTTGCACGCGAAAGTGAAAATAGAGaagccag ATTTAGAGACCGCCAATGCAAGGAACCGTCTCGATGCCGTGCTGCAGGGCCTGCTGGAGAAGAGCGATGTCGATCG GGAGCAGATGGACGAGGACTCTGGGAAGGCAACATCAGATGCACTCAGcaa GGACTCATCACCCACAGCCCCTGGGAAAAG GCCTTCGGCACGATTCTCCCATCACCGCcgaaagaagaggaaagaggcaGATGATGGTCTTGCCGAAGGTGGACAGCAGAAACAGA ATACGTACGTCATCAAGCTGTTTGACCGGAGCGTGGACCTTGCGCAATTCTCCGAGAGCACCCCTCTGTACCCCATCTGTCGGGCCTGGATGCGCAACAGTCCCATGGTGCGGGAACAGGAACGGTCTCCCAGCCCTACTCTGCCCACCCTGCCGGAAGATGAGGAGGTACCTAAACAGAAGGAGCCCCATCTTGAAAGGGGGATG GGGGTCGAGGGGCTGAACGGGAAGGGTCAGGACGTGCACAAGCTGCCTCCTCCGACTCCCTGCCACCCAAATGCCTCAGGGGATCCTGTGAACCTGCGAATCCCTGCCTCCTTGGAGCCCGAGGAAGAATCAAAAGAAGCTGCTGACGCG GCTCCTGATTCCGTGCCATCCATGTCCTCCCTCATCTACAAGAACATGGAACGGTGGAAGAAGATTCGGCAGAG GTGGAAAGAGGCCTCGCACAAAAACCAGCTACGCTACACAGAGAGCATGAAGATCTTGAAGGAGATGTACGAACGGCAGTGA